The Patescibacteria group bacterium genome window below encodes:
- the rsmH gene encoding 16S rRNA (cytosine(1402)-N(4))-methyltransferase RsmH: MEKKSEHIPVLLNEVIKFLDPKPNQNFLDCTLGAGGHTIEILKRISPNGKVLGIDMDMRAILVAKQKALKAGIGDTRLVAVRGNYRDLKDIVLQNNFKNISGILIDLGFSSMEIADPKKGFSFQIDAPLDMRYGEEGMTATDILNHSREEELERIFKEYGEEKFSGRIARRICEIRKNNPIDTTFKLVNAIAEVIPKKFQFGRIHFATKVFQALRIAVNHELENLTEVLPQAIQILPPGGRLAIISFHSLEDRIVKQYFKKESIDCVCPKSIPVCTCGHKAILKILNKKPIVPSEEEATQNPRSRSAKLRAVEKLK; encoded by the coding sequence ATGGAAAAAAAATCCGAGCACATACCAGTCCTTTTAAATGAGGTCATAAAATTTCTTGATCCAAAACCAAACCAAAATTTTCTGGATTGTACTTTAGGCGCCGGCGGACATACGATAGAAATTTTAAAACGCATTTCGCCGAATGGAAAAGTTCTGGGAATTGATATGGATATGCGGGCGATTCTTGTCGCCAAGCAAAAAGCTTTGAAGGCGGGAATCGGGGACACGAGGTTAGTTGCCGTCAGAGGTAATTACAGAGATTTAAAGGACATAGTCCTTCAAAATAATTTTAAAAATATTTCCGGCATCTTGATTGACCTCGGATTTTCTTCCATGGAAATCGCGGATCCGAAAAAAGGTTTTTCTTTTCAAATCGACGCGCCGCTCGATATGCGCTATGGCGAAGAGGGGATGACGGCAACGGATATTTTAAACCATTCTCGCGAAGAGGAATTAGAAAGAATTTTCAAAGAATACGGCGAAGAAAAATTTTCCGGAAGAATTGCCAGGAGAATTTGCGAAATTAGAAAAAATAATCCAATAGACACGACTTTTAAACTGGTGAACGCGATTGCTGAAGTGATCCCGAAAAAGTTTCAGTTTGGCCGAATCCATTTTGCCACGAAAGTTTTTCAGGCTCTTCGCATTGCTGTAAACCACGAACTTGAAAATTTAACCGAAGTTTTGCCGCAAGCGATTCAAATTCTTCCGCCGGGCGGCCGGCTCGCGATAATTTCCTTCCATTCCTTGGAAGACAGAATCGTCAAACAATATTTTAAAAAAGAATCAATTGACTGCGTTTGTCCAAAAAGCATTCCAGTCTGCACCTGCGGCCACAAAGCGATTTTAAAAATTTTAAATAAAAAACCAATAGTACCCAGTGAGGAGGAGGCAACCCAAAATCCCAGGTCTCGGAGCGCGAAACTTCGAGCCGTTGAGAAATTGAAGTAG
- the mraZ gene encoding division/cell wall cluster transcriptional repressor MraZ, protein MFIGEYNHTIDEKGRLAVPVKFRNKLSKGAVVTRGLDNCLFLYTGAEWKILAEKLAKLPISRANTRAFSRLMLAGAMDVSLDKQGRVVLPDYLRKYAGLGKNAIVAGLYNRLEIWDEVKWNTYKSGTEKTSGDIAEQLGELGV, encoded by the coding sequence ATGTTTATCGGAGAATACAATCACACAATAGACGAGAAGGGAAGACTGGCCGTGCCGGTTAAGTTTAGAAATAAACTTTCTAAAGGCGCAGTTGTGACTCGGGGTTTAGACAACTGCCTTTTTTTGTACACGGGAGCTGAATGGAAAATCTTGGCGGAAAAATTAGCCAAGCTGCCGATCAGCCGCGCCAACACTCGCGCCTTTTCCAGATTAATGCTCGCCGGCGCGATGGACGTTTCTTTAGACAAACAGGGAAGAGTAGTCTTGCCTGATTATTTAAGGAAGTATGCCGGCCTTGGAAAAAACGCTATCGTCGCCGGACTTTACAATCGTTTGGAAATTTGGGATGAAGTAAAATGGAATACTTACAAGAGCGGCACGGAAAAAACAAGCGGTGACATCGCCGAACAGTTAGGGGAGCTCGGGGTTTAA
- a CDS encoding L,D-transpeptidase family protein, whose translation MIMPNGAKNLFFVLGAGLLLILPVNFVHAAGVSEVKIFNTTNFTPEKGFFISFSKMDEAPSMAMVDLGGDGVNEIVVGAPFGKKPEVKIYREDGSLVNSFLAYDEKFLGGVTVGAGDFDGDGKGEIITAPAEGAAAEIKIFDGYGQMEISQSFFAFDKNLEFGANLAAGDLDNDGQDEIIVGSGPGQEPEIKVFNNLGVALFKINPTGINKWSGVRVAAGNILAGEEEEVVVAPGWGSVPEVQIFNSDGEFVKRFLAYGKSFRGGVNVSLGNVDEDSQEEIILGAGFTGGPHIRIFDGEGNLENQFFSFDKNSRSGTLVGVGKFADGENKIVAMPNKTEPSGRADLYKYIEIDISEQKLKFFENGFKLGEYLVSTGTTKMPTPLGTFKILSKSEVAYSNAYSLYMPHFMLFTKGGAGIHGLPYWKSGSKFVYEGVNHLGKRVSHGCVRLALSNAEIVFEWAEKGTPVIVHQ comes from the coding sequence ATGATTATGCCCAACGGAGCAAAAAATTTATTTTTCGTGTTAGGTGCCGGACTTTTATTAATATTACCGGTTAATTTTGTTCATGCCGCGGGGGTTTCGGAAGTAAAAATTTTTAATACAACGAATTTCACCCCGGAGAAGGGATTTTTTATTTCTTTTTCAAAAATGGACGAAGCGCCGAGTATGGCGATGGTTGATTTGGGCGGGGACGGGGTAAACGAAATCGTGGTTGGCGCGCCGTTTGGTAAAAAACCAGAAGTAAAAATTTATCGGGAGGATGGATCGCTCGTAAATTCCTTTTTGGCTTATGATGAAAAATTTTTAGGAGGCGTCACGGTTGGCGCCGGAGATTTTGACGGAGACGGCAAGGGTGAGATTATAACCGCACCGGCCGAAGGTGCGGCGGCGGAAATAAAAATTTTTGACGGTTATGGCCAAATGGAAATTTCCCAAAGCTTTTTTGCTTTTGATAAAAATTTGGAATTTGGCGCGAATCTCGCCGCCGGGGATTTGGATAATGATGGACAGGATGAAATTATCGTGGGCAGCGGGCCCGGGCAAGAGCCGGAAATAAAAGTTTTTAATAATTTAGGCGTGGCTTTGTTCAAAATTAATCCGACAGGCATAAATAAATGGAGCGGCGTTCGGGTGGCGGCGGGAAATATTTTGGCTGGCGAGGAAGAAGAAGTTGTTGTCGCGCCGGGATGGGGGAGCGTTCCTGAAGTTCAAATTTTTAATTCAGATGGAGAATTTGTTAAAAGATTTTTGGCTTATGGAAAAAGTTTCCGCGGAGGAGTGAACGTCTCTCTGGGCAATGTGGACGAAGATAGCCAGGAAGAAATTATTTTGGGCGCGGGGTTTACGGGCGGGCCGCATATCAGAATTTTTGACGGTGAAGGAAATTTAGAAAATCAATTTTTTTCTTTTGATAAAAATTCGCGAAGCGGGACGCTTGTCGGAGTAGGGAAGTTTGCCGATGGAGAAAATAAGATTGTGGCCATGCCCAATAAAACCGAACCGAGTGGCAGGGCGGATTTATATAAATATATTGAAATTGATATCAGCGAGCAAAAGCTTAAATTTTTTGAAAACGGTTTTAAGCTTGGAGAATATCTAGTTTCCACCGGCACGACAAAAATGCCGACCCCGCTCGGAACTTTTAAAATTTTATCCAAATCAGAGGTGGCGTATTCCAACGCGTATTCACTTTATATGCCGCATTTTATGTTGTTCACCAAGGGTGGCGCGGGCATCCACGGCTTGCCATATTGGAAGAGCGGCAGTAAGTTTGTTTATGAAGGAGTAAATCATCTAGGAAAAAGGGTTTCGCATGGCTGCGTACGGCTCGCGCTTTCCAACGCGGAAATAGTTTTTGAATGGGCTGAGAAAGGCACGCCTGTTATTGTGCATCAATAA